Proteins encoded together in one Planctopirus ephydatiae window:
- a CDS encoding BBP7 family outer membrane beta-barrel protein, protein MDTRPGKVNMPVRYLFTTLCLLPLALSSNAFAQDGSFPQADSVYGSGGYAQPSFGPGPQGQGQYGQGMMPQGPHGGYQSGYGPQGYSAPFPPAYGYQGNGFIDGNMPNTTYTQYPDDGGWLYADSPIEKALKNTFRHGFFRLEYLLWDVEDPGNTVVGTDLSGFRNNPGALVPATDLVTGALIGQGVVQNLDTISLKDNNGIRGTWGLPIFEGTLETSVFSLQTNTSSIVGGVQLPSTTGALDGIFPLIPLDVDGTNALLSFNRSYQATLRTGIWGTEANYVVDAPDPNAFFQVRPMIGFRYMNFRETFSQVGVNTSAGEDPSDPAATTYTTTIDSSVNNNYYGPQIGLRAELVGKRFSLAAEPKALIGLNSYKATLSDQNVLEGEGLVSQTVTDTTFGPILDLQVSGKVHVTQNFSIFVSWEGMWTGMVSRPYMNVDYNATTQTNPPETNLRLNPRFTDAFLQGLTVGGEVRY, encoded by the coding sequence GTGGACACTCGACCTGGGAAGGTGAACATGCCGGTGCGGTACCTTTTCACCACATTATGCCTGCTACCACTCGCGCTGAGCTCGAATGCTTTCGCGCAGGATGGATCGTTTCCTCAGGCTGACAGCGTTTACGGCTCTGGGGGGTATGCCCAGCCATCATTTGGTCCCGGCCCCCAAGGGCAGGGTCAATATGGGCAGGGGATGATGCCTCAAGGCCCGCATGGCGGATATCAGAGCGGATATGGCCCGCAAGGGTACTCTGCACCATTTCCACCAGCTTATGGCTATCAGGGGAATGGCTTTATCGATGGAAACATGCCGAATACGACTTACACCCAGTATCCGGATGACGGTGGCTGGCTGTATGCCGATTCGCCGATCGAGAAGGCCTTGAAGAACACCTTCCGGCACGGATTCTTCCGTCTCGAATATCTGCTCTGGGATGTTGAAGACCCCGGCAATACGGTGGTGGGTACCGATCTTTCGGGCTTCCGCAACAATCCTGGGGCTTTAGTCCCAGCAACTGATCTGGTGACTGGTGCGCTCATTGGTCAGGGTGTGGTACAGAACCTGGACACGATTTCGTTAAAAGATAACAACGGCATTCGTGGGACATGGGGCTTGCCAATTTTTGAAGGGACATTGGAAACCAGTGTCTTCAGTTTGCAGACCAATACATCAAGTATTGTTGGTGGCGTGCAATTGCCGTCCACTACGGGTGCTTTGGACGGGATCTTCCCGCTGATTCCACTGGATGTTGATGGCACTAACGCACTGCTCAGTTTCAACCGTTCCTACCAGGCAACTTTGCGAACTGGCATCTGGGGGACTGAAGCGAATTATGTGGTCGATGCCCCCGATCCAAATGCTTTCTTTCAAGTGCGACCGATGATCGGCTTTCGCTACATGAATTTCCGGGAAACATTTTCACAGGTCGGTGTGAATACATCGGCGGGTGAAGACCCTTCGGATCCTGCAGCGACGACCTACACGACGACGATTGATTCCAGCGTCAATAACAACTATTACGGACCACAGATTGGTTTGCGGGCCGAATTAGTTGGCAAGCGATTCTCACTGGCTGCGGAACCTAAAGCTTTGATTGGTTTGAACTCTTACAAAGCCACATTGTCCGATCAGAATGTGCTTGAGGGTGAAGGACTTGTCAGCCAGACCGTCACAGACACAACCTTCGGTCCCATTCTCGATCTGCAAGTCTCGGGTAAGGTTCATGTCACGCAGAACTTCTCGATCTTCGTCAGCTGGGAAGGGATGTGGACAGGCATGGTCAGTCGGCCTTACATGAATGTGGATTATAACGCGACCACACAGACCAACCCTCCCGAGACAAATCTGAGACTGAACCCTCGATTTACAGATGCCTTCCTGCAGGGACTGACGGTCGGTGGTGAAGTTCGCTATTAA